The Planctomycetota bacterium DNA segment AGCGCCTCCGCCAGTCCCGCCGCCCCCGCCACGTTCTCCGTTCCCGCCCGGCGCTCCAGCTCCTGTCCCCCGCCGCCCAGGAGCGGCACGAGCGTCACGCCCTTCCGGACCCAGAGCGCCCCCGCCCCCTTGGGACCGTGCATCTTGTGCGCCGAAAAGGTCACCAGATCCGCCTGCCGCACGTCCACCGGCACTTTCCCCGCCGCCTGCGCCGCGTCCGAGTGGAGAAGCACCCCCTCGGGAAGCGCCCGGCGGATCTCGCCGATCGCCTGAACCGCCCCCACCTCCGCGTCCACCCACGCGACCGAGACGAGAACCGTCCGCGGCGTCACCGCCCGCGCCACCTCCGCCGGATCGAGAAGCCCGTCCCGCCCCGCGGGAACCCGGCTCACGCGGAAGCCGCGCGCCGCCAGGCGCGCCGCCGCCTCGACCACGCTCGCGTGCTCCAGCGCGCCGAGGACGACGTGGTCCCCCCGGTCGCGCCGCGCCTCCGCGGCGCCGATCACGGCGAGGTGGTTGGCCTCCGTGGCCCCCGAGGCGAAGACGATTTCCCGCGGATCCGCCCCCAGCGCCGCCGCCGCGCGCTCCCGCGCGTCCTCCAGGATCCGCCGCGCCCGCCGGCCGGCCGCATGCGGGCTGGAGGGGTTGCCCGCCGCCTCCTCGAGCGCCCGCTCGAAGAAGGCGCGCACCTCGGGCAGCATCGGCGACGAGGCGGCGTGGTCCAGGTAGATCATTTCGGGGCGAGGCTTTCGTAGTAGCGGCGGATGTAATCCCGCAGCGGAGGGGGGATGCGCTCGCGCTGGATGGAATCCTCCGCGGCCCGCTTGTAATGGGGGAGGAACTTCTCGAGCGGCCCTTCCTGG contains these protein-coding regions:
- a CDS encoding aminotransferase class V-fold PLP-dependent enzyme; this translates as MIYLDHAASSPMLPEVRAFFERALEEAAGNPSSPHAAGRRARRILEDARERAAAALGADPREIVFASGATEANHLAVIGAAEARRDRGDHVVLGALEHASVVEAAARLAARGFRVSRVPAGRDGLLDPAEVARAVTPRTVLVSVAWVDAEVGAVQAIGEIRRALPEGVLLHSDAAQAAGKVPVDVRQADLVTFSAHKMHGPKGAGALWVRKGVTLVPLLGGGGQELERRAGTENVAGAAGLAEAL